The DNA region CGGTAGGCCTGCCATCGGGTTCGCACGGGGAGCTCCTGCCCACGCCGTACCACGGTACGATCCGCCGCAAGAAACGTCCTGATGCCGATGTAGATCAGGTAGACGCCGCCCACTACCCGCAAAATCTGCTGGGCCCATTGATACTGTCCGACCAACACGCCTAGGCCAAGCGCCGCCAAGCTGGCCCACAACACGCTCGCGGTTGAAACACCGAGACCGACGTAGACCGCATGGAGGCGCGACTGGCTGATCGCGGTCGCAGTGATCACCAGAAAGTTGGGACCGGGACTGATTGCCAGCATCAGATAAAGGCTTGCAATGCTCCCTAGGAAGATGAGTTCACTGCTCACCGTTAAGGTCCTCAAGTTGTACGCCGCATATTGATGGGCTGAGTTTCAGGATGGGCTGCATTCGGGGCTGAGTCATTGGTGGTGTGGACCCGGTCCTTTCCGCTGCTGGTCGCTGCCTCGTCAACGACGGCACGTCCATGCATGTTGCCAGATGATGTCCCCGGGGGGCGCCACCGGAGCAAGATGGCACGCCCAAGCCGGCGACCACGGCGGCCTCAATCCCTGCGCATTCCGTACTGCCTTATCTGAGG from Paracidovorax wautersii includes:
- a CDS encoding LysE family translocator; the protein is MSSELIFLGSIASLYLMLAISPGPNFLVITATAISQSRLHAVYVGLGVSTASVLWASLAALGLGVLVGQYQWAQQILRVVGGVYLIYIGIRTFLAADRTVVRRGQELPVRTRWQAYRYGLATNVTNPKTLVFFSSAFATLFTPDLALWAKAAAVLAVAAISLTLNVLIASVFSAGMAQRRYGAAKPVIDRVTGGLLSFFGAKLLLGK